GAGTGTTCCTCTTACTTCTGTATCTATATCTGAAGTGAAGATAAAGAAAAGGTGAAGGCAATTATTTGAATCCAAATTCTAGAACCCGCGATAGAGGCCCATTCTGATTAGTTTTTTTACTCTAAAAGAGATTAGAACGAACCGTCAGAATAAACCTATTCGCTCATTCGAAACCTGGATTCTATGAAACCCATTAGGTCTAGAGCTTCATTCTGCAGCCTGTGCCGTCATTACACTCCAGAAGGTAGACGAGGCGGCCAGTGTGGGCTGCTGGGTGCGCCCGTAAAGGGCCGTTGGCAGGCCTGCTCCATGGCAGTGCCAGTTTTTAGAACGCCGCTGCCATCGCTAGACGTTTTAGAAAGGCTGCCCCAACCCATTGAAGTTCACATGCCTGATGTGTTTGTAGAAAAGCCTGAGCCTGTAAAGGCCCGCCTGTAAACTTAGCTTACAGATCGGGGATCAATTGCTTTGGCAGCTCAATTCATCCCAAACCAACAAGCGCCCCTAAATTCTAGGGACGCTTATTGAGTCTTTTTCCCCCATGAGGATCAGGGGAGCCAGGGATACTGTTTGAAGTTGGGGGATCGCTTTTCTAAGAAGGCTTGCTTGCCTTCTGCCCCCTCCTCAGTCATGTAGTAAAGCATCGTGGCATTGCCCGCCAATTCCTGTAGACCCGCTTGCCCATCACAGTCAGCATTAAAAGCCGCTTTGAGACAGCGAATAGCAATTGGGCTTTTCTGCAAAATTTCCTCAGCCCAGCGAATGCCCTCGGCCTCCAGTTCATCCACCGGCACCACGCAGTTGACTAGGCCCATGTCTAGAGCTTCCTGGGCGCTGTACTGGCGGCAGAGAAACCAAATCTCCCGCGCCTTCTTCTGGCCGACAATACGGGCTAAATAGCTTGCTCCAAACCCGCCATCAAAGCTGCCTACCTTAGGGCCAGTCTGTCCAAAGATGGCATTGTCGGCAGCGATGGTCAAATCACATAGGATATGGAGGACATGGCCGCCGCCGATGGCGTAGCCAGCCACCAGCGCAATGACTACTTTGGGCATCGAGCGGATCAGCCGCTGCAGATCCAGCACATTCAGCCGGGGAACACCAGCGTCATCCACATAGCCCGCCTTGCCGCGCACGCTCTGGTCACCGCCAGCACAAAAAGCATATTTGCCGTCGGTGTGAGGTCCAGCCCCAGTCAACAGCACCACGCCAATGGAGGTGTCTTCACGGGCATCCCAAAAAGCGTCGTACAGTTCTACAACGGTCTTGGGTCGAAAGGCATTGCGCTTGTGGGGCCGGTTAATGGTGATTTTGGCAACGCCGTTAGCTTTGTGATAGAGAATGTCTTCGTAGGGCTTGGCTTCCTGCCAGTCAGCATGCATAGGGTTAAGTGCAAAAGCATCTCAAGAACAGTTCAATCCCTCAGCATCGCACACCCTGTCCAATCCCTTAGCCTCAAACGTTAAGAACCATCGCTGCCACCTTTGCAAGGAGGAAGCCTTCCATCACAATAGGTTTCGACAGCTTTACGGTCTGAAATATTAAAGCGGGACCAATCTAGTCACCTGCTCATCCTGCAACACTATGGCTTACTACTGGTTCAAAGCATTTCACATTGTTGGTGTAGTCGTTTGGTTCGCTGGCCTGTTTTACCTGGTGCGGCTGTTTATCTATCATGTCGAGGCCGAGTCTGAACCCGAACCGGCCCGGAGCATCCTCAAAAATCAGTACGAGCTGATGGAAAAGCGGCTCTACTCGATCATCACTACACCCGGTATGCTGCTCACCGTGGCAATGGCCATTGGCCTGCTGGTGTTGATGCCTGACTACCTGCACCAGAGCTGGATGCATGCCAAGTTGGGCTTGGTGGCTCTGCTGATAGGCTATCACCACTACTGTAAGCGCCTTATGAAGCAGCTTGCTCGCGGCGAGTGCAAGTGGTCAGGCCAACAGCTGCGGGCCCTCAATGAGGCACCGACCTTACTTCTGGTAGTTGTGGTCCTACTGGTAGTGTTTAAGAATAACCTACCGGCAGACGCCACGACTTGGCTCGTCGCTGGCTTGGTCGTTTTCATGGCGGCAACTATTCAACTCTATGCCCGCAAACGCCGTTTGGACAAAGAGAGGGCACAGGCAGAGTTGGTTTCGCCAGAAGGGCAGGCTCTGCAAAATTCCTAACTCTTAAATCAACGGTTTGTAGTTTTTCAAGGTTTGTAGTCTTCTAAAAGGTCAGTAGGTGCAGGGCTTCCTGCACCTATTTTTTTAGTTTCCTTTTTTTGGTAAAGCTGAGCCCAGAACTCGACCATTTACAGATGCATTTGTCAAGATTTGCAGAATTAAAACTGCGCACAAGCTCGCCTGGCTTACTAGGTTTTAGGCTCTAAGCTTTGTAAATCAGGGCTTGGCAAGGATGTGCTGGGCTGCCAAAAAGATTAAAGAAATGTTGCAGGTTTGAGGAAAACTGTTTAATATTTGTTTACAAGGGTAGATGAAACCCCTGTCATCTGAAACGAGAGAGGTTTTACAGTCATGGCTCAAGAGCAACAAGCAAAGTTCGGTTTCACTCAATTCGCTGAAAACTGGAATGGCCGTTTGGCAATGCTGGGCTTTACCATTGGTCTGGCTACCGAACTGCTGACTGGCAAGGGTATTCTGGCTCAGCTCGGTCTGATGTAATTTCTCGGTTAGCACCCATAGACTGACTGGAATGACTGCATCGACTGCTTTATTTAGTCGCAGTTTGCAGCGCTTATTACACAGTTAGAGGAATTTAGGCTGGGGTGAGAAAACTCACCCCTTTTTATTTGCGATTTTTTGTTTGAGGTTTTATTGAGGACAGAGGCTTGGATCAATACCTTGTTATGCCTCTGTCCCTTCAATATCTGCCCTCAGTCGTCGCTATCCTCGTCTTCGAAGCCTTTGTTCTCAATATCGTCAAAGTCCACCCAAGTGGCTACGGGCTTGAGCACTGGGGGAATTTCGTCTGCTGGGGCAAATTCAAGGATAGTTTCCCGGTGATACAGGTAGCCTGCCTCGGCGAAGGCCGTTAACATACGACGCAGCGCTGGCCAGACTTCGTCGGCAAACTCCCAATCTTTACCAAAGCCTGACTGCTCAGTAATAGATCGCAGCGCCCAAAAATAGCTGTTGCGCACCACAGAACCTTTCTTCTTGTAGTGGGGTACATCGTCCTGGTGAAGGTACAGTATTTGCTGGTGGATCCGGCTACGCATAGGAATCTGCTGTCTCTACTGAGTGATACCTTAAATCCATAGAGATTTTTTGCTCAACTTGTTCTTCTTGCTTTTCGATTATGGTCGCTGCCGTTACCCTGCAAAACGTTCACAAGGTCTATGACAACGTGCCTGTAGTCAACAACTTGTCGTTGACGATTGAACCGGGGGAGGTATTTGGCCTGCTCGGCCCTAATGGCGCAGGCAAATCTACTACTATTCGCATGCTGACGACCCTGGCAAGGGCGACTGAGGGCTGTATTGTGGTGGCGGGCTATGACATTGATCGCCAGCCGCTAGACGTGCGGCGACAGATTGGCGTGGTGCTGCAGCAGATCAGTGTCGATGGAGATATGACCGTGTGGGAAAACATGGAGTTTCATGGGCGTATGCACCACCTGCCCAACCCCAGACGACAGCGACAAATTGACCAGTGGCTGGAATATGTAGATCTGGCTGACCGCCGCGATGATAAGGTCAAAACCCTCTCAGGCGGGATGAAACGCCGCCTACAGATTGCCCGTGCCCTGCTGCACAACCCCCGTATTCTTTTTTTAGACGAGCCAACTGTAGGCCTCGATCCGCAAACCCGCCGCCGCCTGTGGGAAATTATTCAGGGACTGAGCCAGCAGGGCATGACGCTGCTGCTGACTACCCACTATATGGAAGAGGTCGAGTACTTGTGCGATCGCATCGGTATTATGGACCAAGGCCAGCTGATCGAAGTTGGCACCTTAGCCGAACTGCGCCAAAAGCACGGTCACGGCCTGCTGATGCAGCAGCGCGGCGATCGCTGGGAGTACACCTTCTTCCCCACCTTGGAAGAAGCCAACATCTACTTAGACCAGCAGACCGACAAGACCGGACTAATGACCCGCGAGTCTAACTTGGAAGACATTTTTGTAGAGTTGACAGGGCGAAATTTGGACTAAGGCAGAAGGGAAGACGCGGAGAAGGGGGAACAGGGAGACGCGGGGAACTCTTCTTGCTTAAGACTTTGTGCCGTGTGGTTTTGAGGGATAGGGTTAGTAACACCAAGACTTTGCAAGACTCATCTATACCGCACCCCATCCTCCCCCACCTTCCCTTACTCGCGCTCTCCTCACCCTCCCACTCCTTACCCATCCACCCACCTCCCCTATGCTCGGTCTGGCCAGTACAATCGAAGCTATTCTCTACCTCAAGGGTCAGCCGCTGCCGATTGGCAAGATCGCTGAGTACGCGGGTTGCGATCGCGAGGCAGTTGAGGAAGGGCTGATGGAACTGATGGACGACTACGCCCACCGGCAAGGGGCTCTAGAAGTTGTCGAAACCAAGGATGGCTATAGCCTGCAGCTCAAAGAGCGCTATCGGCATTTAGTAGATAGCCTGATTCCATTAGATTTGGGGGTGGGGGCTCTGCGAACGCTGGCTGCGATCGCATTGAAAGGGCCAATTAGTCAAACTGATTTAGTAGATTTGCGCGGTTCAGGCGCATACCAGCACATTCAAGAATTGGTGAGCCAAGGATTTGTGCGCAAGCGACGTCAGGCAGATAGCCGATCGTCTCTAGTGCAGGTGACAGAAAAGTTTTATCAGCATTTTGAGATTGATCAGCTGCCTAAACTGCGCCCCAAAACGCCTGCGCTAGAAGCTCCTCCTGGTGAAGCAGAAGATGAAGCAGAGAACATGGAGGCAGCCTCCTGAAGGCAATTCATAGTTCGTTACGCTATCATCGGGAAATACTGTTTGAAAGACTACGGCCTGGAGGCGCATACAGTTTTAGGGTAAAGCCCTGCCTGAATCAATTCCGTTGCAGGGTCTAAGGTAGTAGATATAGGTTTCTGAGTGCTATGGTGTTTAACCCTGAAGATGCTGATTTCATTGGCATGTCTACGGATAGCGACCAGACGAATCAGCTCCTGAAGTACCTTCAGCATCAGCCCCCTGAGGTGCTGACTCGTGTAGCTCAATCCGTCAGCGGTGAAATCAAGCAAATTATCTCTCAGAACGTTCAGGGTTTAATTGGCGTACTTCCCGCTGATGGCTTTAGCGTTCAAGTCACCACCGACCGGGAAAACCTGGCTGGGCTGTTGGCTTCTGCCATGATGACGGGCTATTTTCTGCGCCAAATGGAGCAGCGGATGGAGCTAGAGCACCGGGTGTCGGGCTCCTTGTTTAGCAGCGATTCAGACTCAGACAGTCTTTAAGCGAGCTTTTCTATCACCATTGAAACTGCAGCCAAAAATAGGCTCAGTAAAGTCTGGCGAACAGGTTTGTCATTCAGGGGTGAAGTTGGGGGTTTGATGCCCAGCTTCACCCCTATTTATTTTGTGCAGGGTCCTAGGGATTGTTTGGCAGGGCAGTTGGCCTTACCTCTAGGGTTTCAGTTCTGCCTTCTCGTAAAACGACAACTTCTAAAGGCTCACCAATCTGGCTTCTCTC
This DNA window, taken from Pseudanabaena sp. FACHB-2040, encodes the following:
- the hemJ gene encoding protoporphyrinogen oxidase HemJ — encoded protein: MAYYWFKAFHIVGVVVWFAGLFYLVRLFIYHVEAESEPEPARSILKNQYELMEKRLYSIITTPGMLLTVAMAIGLLVLMPDYLHQSWMHAKLGLVALLIGYHHYCKRLMKQLARGECKWSGQQLRALNEAPTLLLVVVVLLVVFKNNLPADATTWLVAGLVVFMAATIQLYARKRRLDKERAQAELVSPEGQALQNS
- a CDS encoding chlorophyll a/b-binding protein, with the protein product MAQEQQAKFGFTQFAENWNGRLAMLGFTIGLATELLTGKGILAQLGLM
- the scpB gene encoding SMC-Scp complex subunit ScpB, with protein sequence MLGLASTIEAILYLKGQPLPIGKIAEYAGCDREAVEEGLMELMDDYAHRQGALEVVETKDGYSLQLKERYRHLVDSLIPLDLGVGALRTLAAIALKGPISQTDLVDLRGSGAYQHIQELVSQGFVRKRRQADSRSSLVQVTEKFYQHFEIDQLPKLRPKTPALEAPPGEAEDEAENMEAAS
- a CDS encoding ABC transporter ATP-binding protein; its protein translation is MVAAVTLQNVHKVYDNVPVVNNLSLTIEPGEVFGLLGPNGAGKSTTIRMLTTLARATEGCIVVAGYDIDRQPLDVRRQIGVVLQQISVDGDMTVWENMEFHGRMHHLPNPRRQRQIDQWLEYVDLADRRDDKVKTLSGGMKRRLQIARALLHNPRILFLDEPTVGLDPQTRRRLWEIIQGLSQQGMTLLLTTHYMEEVEYLCDRIGIMDQGQLIEVGTLAELRQKHGHGLLMQQRGDRWEYTFFPTLEEANIYLDQQTDKTGLMTRESNLEDIFVELTGRNLD
- the menB gene encoding 1,4-dihydroxy-2-naphthoyl-CoA synthase gives rise to the protein MHADWQEAKPYEDILYHKANGVAKITINRPHKRNAFRPKTVVELYDAFWDAREDTSIGVVLLTGAGPHTDGKYAFCAGGDQSVRGKAGYVDDAGVPRLNVLDLQRLIRSMPKVVIALVAGYAIGGGHVLHILCDLTIAADNAIFGQTGPKVGSFDGGFGASYLARIVGQKKAREIWFLCRQYSAQEALDMGLVNCVVPVDELEAEGIRWAEEILQKSPIAIRCLKAAFNADCDGQAGLQELAGNATMLYYMTEEGAEGKQAFLEKRSPNFKQYPWLP
- a CDS encoding DUF760 domain-containing protein yields the protein MVFNPEDADFIGMSTDSDQTNQLLKYLQHQPPEVLTRVAQSVSGEIKQIISQNVQGLIGVLPADGFSVQVTTDRENLAGLLASAMMTGYFLRQMEQRMELEHRVSGSLFSSDSDSDSL